The Alnus glutinosa chromosome 1, dhAlnGlut1.1, whole genome shotgun sequence region AAACAAAAACATAGTTAGATTGGCATGCAGTTGAATATTTGTATGTTTAGCTATTTTAATGATGCTAAAATTTCTCGGCAACAATGAATTGATGAAACAATTAGAATAGTATATAGCAGATACAGTATTCTGTCATGACTTCTTTTACAGATGCAATATGGCACCGCAAGCAAAGAAGGGGGTGGGGCAGGAGGGAAAGAGTCATATGTCAGAGAATTGGATAAACTAGTTAATGatgcaaaaatattatttctattttctacaCTCATTGTTACTTTCAAAATCAACTTGTTTCACGCGTGCTTAGGATAGTAGAACCTGCCTAATCAGAATGCTAAATGAGTAACAACATTGGTAAACTGGTACTACCAATAAATTGGTTGCTTCCAAAGCAAGTCAGCTCAGATTGCAGAACTCCACTGTAAAGACCATGAAAGCAACCAAAACATCTCCTTTGTAAACCCCATTCACATCATGGAAATCACCGCCAGAAATCTTCTATTTCATGTTTTCTGTACTTCATGGATAAATTCCAAGTCACCATTTGCCATTTCCATTCATTTCATGGAACGGaattgtttgttttatcattaCTTGGAAACAACAAATCTTTGTGAAATTACTAAAATGCAGTATTCTCCTCTTCCATAGAAGAAGggaaaaaattggaagaaagtGGACTTTGTCCatagaaattaaattaagaCCATAgctatgaaaataatatttgtattCTCCGGTTTCCAGATAAGAAAGCTCTCTGAAAGCAAAGCCACGATTTCTAAGTTTGCTACAAGCATAAATGCCAGTCAGCACCAGCACTGCAGAGAGGGATAGCCAACAGCAACACACATTTGAGGTGAGGATGTCAACTTATCCATTTATCCAGTAAAAAATTCTATGAGCCGAGTTACGGGAAAATTCATGGCATGAAAACTCTCAGTAGTTTGGCAGTGATATAGTAGAATAACAGCTCTATATGATGGTAACAGCGCTAACGTTCTTGCTTCCTCTAATTTGTCAACCATTAACAAGTGAAATcctaattcaaaaaaataatgaccagaaagaaaagagagagatgcAAAGTAACTCACTGATAAACCCGTATTTTCCAATCCATTTGAAGTTGATCTTCCCTCCCTAATGCCGTCAAAATTACTCTGTTGGTGGTTGAACTTCCGGGGCCTCCCTCTAGGTCTTTTCCAAACTTTAATGCCGTCAAAATTACTCTGTTGGTGGTTGAACTTCCGGGGCCTCCCTCTAGGTCTTTTCCAAACTTTAATGCCGTCAAAGTCACTCTGTTGGTGGTTGAACTTCCGGGGCCTCCCTCTAGGTCTTTTCCAAACTTTGCCGGATTCAGATGTCAACTCGTTAGATTCGAGATCTATTTCACCAGAATACCTCAATTGCTCAACTGGAACTAGCTTGGAAAGAAATGTGCAATCTTGATGTCTCTGTGCTAGTATCTTATTCAAAGCTTCACCAACAAGAATAACTCTCTTAGGCTTTGAACCCTCGGGTTGGCCTTGGCTGTCCTTTGAACCCTTGCGACTATCTTTTGGCTGGATAATCTTATCTGCACTCCCATTACCACCCGCTTCAACCAGCATCTCCTGATCTTCTTCACTTACAAGAGTAGGCCTCTCATTCTCAGACCACATTGGCCAAAAAGTTTCAACACCACTACCATCATTTCTGCCCATGAGTTTGCAGGGCATTCCCTGATTTTCTTTACCAATAAGATTTTTCTGCTTATTCTTTGAACCCTTCGGTCGACCACGCTTATTCTTTGGCCCAACAATCTCATTTCCACCTTTATTGTCATTAGTGGCTTTCGAAGGCAATCCCCTATCTTCCTTACCTAGAAAAGCTTGCCTCTCATTCTCCAATTCCGTTGGCCAAACAGATTTATCATAGCCATCATTAACAGCCACAATTTTGGCGgccatttcttcattttcttgacCTGCTGTGTTGTTCATCTTTTTTGAACCCTTTGGTCCACCATGCTCGTTTGTTTGCCGAACAATCTCATTTCCACCTTCATCACCAATTCGCAGCCTCTCGTACTCCACTGCCATTGGCCAAAGAGTTTTATCACCACCATTAATATCTGTAGGTACTCCATTTTCTTGACCTGCTGAATTTTTCTTCTTATCCTTTGAACTCTTTGGTAGTTCACGCTTATCCTTTGGCCAGACAATCCCATTCCCACCTTCAACATCATCGATAGGCAATCCCCTATCTTCCTGACCTACAAAATTAAGCTTCCCATTCTCCACACTGGTTGGGCAAACAGTTTTTTCACCACCATCATTGACAACCGCAATATCCCCAGGCATTCCTTGATTTTCTTGACCTGAAGAACTTTCCTTCTTGTTCTTTGAACCCTTTGGTCGGCCACGCTTATCCTTTGGATGGGTAATCTCATTCCCACCTTCACTACGAGTTGCATCAAAGGGCAatttcctctcttcctctccaACTAGAGTCCGCCTCTCATACTCTAAGCCAGTAGGCCGAACAACTTCGCCTGGCACTCCCTTATTTCCTTGACTcgaaagattttttttcttattctttgaaCCCTTTGGTCGACCacgcttttttttttgcccGACAATCTCATTCCTAAGTTCGTTACCAGAAATGGCTACTTCAACAACCGATCCTGTATCTTTATCGCCCACAAGAATTAGCCTCTCGTTATCTAAAGCTGTCAGACAAAGGGTCCCTTGCTCATTGCTATTTCCATCCACATTGTTACCGGGCGTTCCATGGTTTTTGTCCATTTCaagacttttctttttattctttgaaCCCTTTGGCCTACCCTGCTTAGCCTTCGACCTAACAACCTCATCACTGACTCCATTTTCACCAGAAGCTCCTTCCAACCTTTCAATTCCCTCTTCATCATCAGCAGCAACAGTTTTCTTATACTTCGATCCCTTTGCCCGGCCACGCTTTCCTTTTAACCCTACCACCTCTTGTCTGTCACCATTTCTACCTCCAATTTCACTAGGCTCACATTGAATTGCTTCACCTCCATTTCCACATGCATCATCACCAAAAAGACCCTGGACTCCTTTACCATCAAGAGTTGTACGCGCAACTTCCCCGAACCAAAATTGGATGCCTTCACCACCAAAACTCAGACCACTATTTCCAACGCTACCTTCACCAAAAAGGGCTTGAATTCTTCCATCAACAAGGTTTTCATCATTGTTCTTACTAAAGAAGTCTTGAAATCCTTCACTATCAAAACCCAGACCATCATTTTTAAAAGCATTCTCGATTGACCCACCAGCCTGAATTCCTTGACCGCGAAGAACCCCAGTACTGTTCCGAGAAGCAATTCCACTGTTCCAAAGCTGAACAGATTTACCATCATCAAGACCACCTTTTTCACTCATATCCTCACCATACGcattttgaatttcttcaccACCGCCAAGAATTAGGCCATCTGTTTCACATGCAGTTTTACCAAACTCGTCCACATGAATTCCTTGGCCAACAGGAACCCCACCGCCATTTTCACAAGCATCTTCACTGCCCCATAGCTGAACAGCTTCACCATCAAGACCCAGACCGCCAATTCCACCGATGACTTCACCATACCCACCTTGACTTccctcaccaccaccaccaagaaCTCGATCAACATTTCCACACGCAGCTTCACCATCTCCACAAGCCCAAAGCTGCTGCATACCTTCATCATCGAGACCCAGACAACCATTTCCATCACTGACCTCACCAAACAGCCGTGCAATCTCTTCCCCAACAGTCAGACCATTACCGTTCCCACCACCAAACCACCCTTGAACTCCATCACCTCCAAGACCCACATCTTCATTTTTCAAATCTTCTTCAGTCCTTCGCCTTTTTATCTTCCTCCTGTCGACACCCACTTCCCCTCCACCGCCATTTTCACCAGAAACCTTCTGCATCGTCCCCCCCTTGTTCCT contains the following coding sequences:
- the LOC133857309 gene encoding uncharacterized protein LOC133857309; protein product: MQKVSGENGGGGEVGVDRRKIKRRRTEEDLKNEDVGLGGDGVQGWFGGGNGNGLTVGEEIARLFGEVSDGNGCLGLDDEGMQQLWACGDGEAACGNVDRVLGGGGEGSQGGYGEVIGGIGGLGLDGEAVQLWGSEDACENGGGVPVGQGIHVDEFGKTACETDGLILGGGEEIQNAYGEDMSEKGGLDDGKSVQLWNSGIASRNSTGVLRGQGIQAGGSIENAFKNDGLGFDSEGFQDFFSKNNDENLVDGRIQALFGEGSVGNSGLSFGGEGIQFWFGEVARTTLDGKGVQGLFGDDACGNGGEAIQCEPSEIGGRNGDRQEVVGLKGKRGRAKGSKYKKTVAADDEEGIERLEGASGENGVSDEVVRSKAKQGRPKGSKNKKKSLEMDKNHGTPGNNVDGNSNEQGTLCLTALDNERLILVGDKDTGSVVEVAISGNELRNEIVGQKKKRGRPKGSKNKKKNLSSQGNKGVPGEVVRPTGLEYERRTLVGEEERKLPFDATRSEGGNEITHPKDKRGRPKGSKNKKESSSGQENQGMPGDIAVVNDGGEKTVCPTSVENGKLNFVGQEDRGLPIDDVEGGNGIVWPKDKRELPKSSKDKKKNSAGQENGVPTDINGGDKTLWPMAVEYERLRIGDEGGNEIVRQTNEHGGPKGSKKMNNTAGQENEEMAAKIVAVNDGYDKSVWPTELENERQAFLGKEDRGLPSKATNDNKGGNEIVGPKNKRGRPKGSKNKQKNLIGKENQGMPCKLMGRNDGSGVETFWPMWSENERPTLVSEEDQEMLVEAGGNGSADKIIQPKDSRKGSKDSQGQPEGSKPKRVILVGEALNKILAQRHQDCTFLSKLVPVEQLRYSGEIDLESNELTSESGKVWKRPRGRPRKFNHQQSDFDGIKVWKRPRGRPRKFNHQQSNFDGIKVWKRPRGRPRKFNHQQSNFDGIREGRSTSNGLENTGLSGDTSKRSQRSLMCHQCWRNDRSEIVVCSNCRKKRYCYNCLAKWYPEKTREDVAIECPFCRGNCNCRVCLKEDLNVMVGHEQEDLDINVKLQKLLYLLCKTLPLLRHIQQEQSSELEAEASIRGVKVVEEDISRSVLDDDDRVYCDNCNTSIVNFHRSCSNPDCSYDLCLTCCRELRTGLQRGGDEVESSHQQLFEGLSGQNTELNVQTANEKTYDWESHVALPVNEGIAGMPCNFPNWKAEADGRIPCPPKVRGGCGSEMLALRRIFEANWVDDLIKSAEDLIFKYQPPDNDFSQGCSLCHPINIAGNATRDSEVRRAAYRESSHDNLLYCPNAVHLGDNEFEHFQMHWMRGEPVIVRNVLEKTSGLSWEPMVMGRAFVGAKKILKEEVARFKAIDCLHWCEVEINIFQFFKGYLQGRSYRNGWPAMLKLKDWPASNSFEECLPRHGAEFVAMLPFSDYTNPRSGLLNLATKLPVVLKPDLGPKTYVAYGSLEELGRGDSVTKLHCDISDAVNVLTHTNEVKIPPGQQKVINKLKKKYEAEDFHKLYGGTHKFPRTSKRKPPKRSCKDKRMAHKYPQKADITKSDSALLERLIAEEGTLDERQNKSLDLCELGSDRAWACGSPSPESQEVVKSDGKLVGDCNKMVQKLDLHMRDSSSSFLGRNFERSCDMVKKEVDLIRCSSPCNELAKDGTFERDSCDLNHFQPPNITAELKSVSGKDSSGETVLGNVINDLESTQLNANSARDSLQNNDISEVVYGGAVWDIFRRQDVPMLMEYLQKHQKEFCHINNLPVNSVIHPIHDQTFYLNQRHKKQLKKEFGVEPWTFEQHLGEAVFIPAGCPHQVRNRQSCIKVALDFVSPENVQECIRLTEEFRLLPKDHRSKEDKLEVKKMAVYAVCVAVSEAKNLTSKIVSSNEDKKA